The genomic window TGACATTAAATTGAACACAAAATTACTTGAACAACACCTATTATGTGGTTGGGGTATTGCATTGCAGAAATGGGAGACTAAACAGACAAGGTAGTCTACTGAGTTTTTGTTCTCTGATGTGCAGTTCATGTAAGGgtattttgtctttgaaaattgGTTCTGTCTGAATGGGAGCAATTCAGCAATTCCTATTTTTGTTCACTTGCTTCAGAAGTAAAGACTATAAATGGAAGAGGTCAACGTAAATTTTTACCATCACTATTCACTCTCCAGTCAAGTACAGCTATTGAACACTGCTTGCTAATGGAGTTGGTGAATCCTATCCAAAAGCTTCAAGGCCTTTTATGTTATAACTTTCCTGCCAACATCTGAGAAATCATTGTTTGAAATAGTTGtcagtgctttattttttaactccCTCACTCTGTTAATTTATCTCTAGGAGTTCTAAAAGTAAccaaagtaaaaagaaaggtCCTCGTACCCCTAGTCCTCCTCCTCCAGTACAAGAGGACACTCCCCTagggaaaaaacacaaagaaaaacataaagcaaaagAACGTTCAGAAGAAAAGGCAAGGGAGGTGAAAGAGAGAGGGCGTGACTTCGAAAGgcacaaggagaaaaaagagaagcagaggtaAGTTATGTTGCATTATTAGCTTTTAATGTAACGTAGACCTTGTTTTTAAAGCTATCTTTTACAGAACGCTGAATAATAATACAGGAGTTATACCTGTTTTACCAACAACATTTTAGTACTCTTAAGTGTTTTAAGTGCATTATGTAGATGAATTGATAGACTATAACTAACAGATGGGTAGATTTTAATTATATAACATAGTAAGTTTGTAAAATGCCCTTTTGAAAGATGCATTACTTCTCAGGAAGTTGGACCTTCACCAGTGGAGCAGGTCATTCCAAAATCTTTATCAAAGTCATCCACTTGTCTGATTACCTACTTTTCTGAAATCTGAGAGGACAATTATCTTTATAAATTGGCAGTGGTATGTTTAAACTCTCTGTAATCTTCAGTAGGTTAAAGCATTCCTGAAGTAGTCAAAGACTGCTGGGATTTTAGAATTGCTTCACTTTTGCGtatgtacatatttatatattaacaAAAATGGTGGACTGCTATGACTATTCCTATAACTTTCTGAAGCATAAGCATCCATTTaaggtgaaaaataaataatctgcatttttaagtcTTGTGTTTTCTTGATGAAAACAGGGTACATGTTTGTAAGTCTTACTTTGTAACTGACATAGCAAAGACTAAGGAGTGGATGAACAgtgaattttgtatttttaattgattaaataaattatacCATATTTACTTTATATTATTTCCCTCATGCTTGCGCACTCCATTACTGGAAGGAAGTCGCAAGCAGTAGAAAAGAACATTCTAGGATTGAGACAGTGCTTGGCTTGTCACTGTACTATAATCAGGTATTGCTGCGGTGACTACAGCCTTTTGTTTCAGTATTGgattcttgtctttttttttccctacataaTAAAAACGAAGTAGTAATGTCAAATCTGCCTGAAGTACAGTGAGTGAAATAGTTGAAGGTTCTGACAGATTGCTTTCATTCATTTGCAGCTGGGATTAGCCTTTAAAAGTGCGAGTGAGGTTGGGGCTTCTCAAAGTTCTGATattacagaaatttttaaataaggtaGCAATATATTTCTCCATTGATGGAAGTTCTATTTCACTGTCACGTGAAATATTAGGTAAAATTACAAGaagatatttttggttttaccGTATTCTAGTTTTATATTTCACAGTCCAGCATAGCAAGAAATTTAGTGCATATTTTGCATTCTTGAGTTTTGCTAGCTTAAGTTAATTTCATATGTGAAATTATAGATGGAACAAATGATTCTATAACATAGTTCTTGATAACGCAGTCATGGATTCTGTCTTGGAGGTGTTTGTAGTTTCTCAGAAATGTACTAATGCCATCTTACACCTGTTAAACAAGCTGCTGTTTATGTTTCCCAGGGATCCCTCTGAAAGCTCCCGTAGACAGAAGCGTTCTCCTAGTCCTGCAGATCATTCTGGCAGTAATTCTTCCCCTTCCAGGGAGTATTCACCACCTGCTGCAAGGCGAAGGCAAACCTCCCGAGCTCCAGCCAAGTCAACCACTCACAAACATAACTTCTCACCTTCTCGCAGGTGGGAGGTCAATTACATGGATTTTGTTACCCTTAGTACTAGTTTGGAGATTTCCTCTGTTGGTTTGACTACTTGTTTATACCTGTCTGTTATGAATATGTTTGTGCCTCAAACACTTGAACTCTGAGACTAGGTTTTTTTTGCCAAGTCACTACACTGAGGGTACTTGTCATGTCAAGAACACAAGTCATGGTGCAGGCTTCTATTTATCAGTTCCTCTCAAATGTTTTGTCTTCAGGTAAAATCTCAGAAGTCTGATATGAGACAGAGTCCACCTGTGATTCTTtgggaacttttttttccccgcACCGTCCCCCTGGCTCTTCATATCTTTCTTGAGAAGCAGGCACAACTGGCTGAACAGTACAATATGAAGCTCCTTGCAGGAAGCTTTAAGGAAGATATCATGCTGCTAGTTCTAGggacttcagaaaaaattatttaccacCCAATAAAAAGAATGGAGCAGGCTCCCTATTTTGGTCTGAAAGAGTGTTAGCTTAGGTTTAGAATGGCAATGCTAAATACTACTGTAGTCCTATGTTTGAATAATAGAAAGGGAGACATTCTTGCTTTCTGCACTTCTGTTGAAGGGTGGAGGAGAAGCTCCAGATGTCCTGTATATCTGCGTGCagataaaacaagcaaaataaaacccatcCATTCAGCAATCCTAAAGAGTTGTAAGCAAGCTCTTTTGCTGCTGTGGTGACTCAATTCAGCTGGAACAACACTGAGTTGTTTTAAGCTAGATGTCACTGATGGACATTTTCTATAATTGGATTCTTTATAGGGAAGACAGTAGAGCAGCCCATTCCCCCTGCAACTGGCAGTAGTACAGAGTCTGAAAAATACCTCTTCAGTActctttgctctgcttttttgCTAACTCCGGGGTCTAACTGACTTACTCCACTGTCCTGTTTTCatctgggatagagttaattttcatcCTGGTAGCTGCTtacagtgctgtattttggatttaaCATGAGAGTAAtaaacacagcagtgttttatttgttgctaagtagtgctcACTCTTCAGTTCCCCATGCCCTGCTAGTGAGCAGATGCACAAAATGCTTGTGGGGATCATGGCCAagacagctgacctgaactggccaaaaAGATATTCCTTACTATAGAGTGTCATGGTCAGTATATGAACTGGAGGGAGTTGGTCAGTGCCAATCACTGCTCAGGGATGGACTGGGCATCAGTTCTGGTGGGCAAATGTATTTTGCATCACATTTTCTCTTGGATTttgttcttctctctctttttgttatCTCCCCAATAGCAGTAAAATTGCTATTATTGTTATCGTGATTattatgttttactttatttcaatttttaaactgttcttatctcaacccacaggtTTTTTCAATTTTTGTCTGATTTTCCTCCCCGTCCCGCTGGGGGTGGGAGTGGGAgtgggagtgagtgagcagctatgtggtacttagttgccaACTGTGGTTAAACCATGACATCCAGTCATTAGTGAATATATCTGGTTTTGTAGTGGAATCTGTGTTGTCTTTTACATAAAAAGCACATCCTTACACACTTGAGTTCCTACCTCAGTTTACCACTGATTTCACTTGGTATTCTGTTCCCAAGGCTTTGCTCCTTGGATCTGGATGTTTATTTGAAGCTACCAAACTGTACAGGACATTCAAAAGCAGGGACTTAAAATTAAGTGGAAATTTTGGAGATGTGTTGTCCATGTGTGGCTTTTCTAActcctgctcttctctttttgGTCTCTGGAGTTCTGTGAAGTGGAAGGGAGTTGGGAGTTAAGGGCAATGcatattttatgagaaaaagaTACTTGCAAGTTACTTTGATGCTGATAcggggaaaaaacccactactGAGCCCAAAGACTAGAAGTGTGTGTTTGTCCACATTAGACTGTGCATGGGATAACATATTATGAGGAAATTTGTTTGCCGTTGTGTAAATGATATTTAATTAAGTGATGGGATTTTGAAGATCAGAGACATTCTGTGTACATTTTATTCTATCAGGTATGAGTTTTCCCTGTGTAAGTAAACATTCACGTTTGCTAAAATTTTAAGTAACTGTGTGTATGTTTTTTCTGGATCCAAGTCTGAATTGGTTAAAGATAGATGCATATAATAAAAGATGTTAAATGTGTGTAAGAAGGAGACTGctgttgcttttgaaaaaagTTCAGTGCTGTTGTAAACAAAAATTCCTCTTAGTAGCACTGTAAAAGTTATCTGCCTAATTTTACCATGACCTCCGGAAAACATTTGATATTGAAGAAAACAGCGGCTCTTGAtttggggatggagggagaaataatgtagtttttttctgactcctccctctcttccccaggAAAGCATTCTGGTAGCTATGTAATATAATTTTGATTGGACAAATTGTTCTTGAATAttaagtaataataatttaaagataAGCATATTTTGGAGGTGTATCCATGGCAACCTAAAGGGAAAACTGGTTTGATGTTTTGTAGAAACATCAGAGGGTAGAGAATaggcaaattattttcattgcttttttatATGGTATGTTAAGAACCTGTCAAGTCAAATTATTACACTTATGCCTGTTCTAACTCTTTCTTGCAGATCTGCTTCCCCGTCAGGTCAGCATCATTCTCCCATATCCTCCAGACATCATTCCTCTTCATCACAGTCAGGTTCCTCTGTTCAAAGACATTCTCCTTCCCCACACCGCAAAAGAACTCCTTCCCCATCCTATCAAAGGACAACTTCCCCGCCTGCAAGGCGATCATCTTCTCCCTATCCCCCACATTCTTCCTCCCCACCTCAGAGGAAGCGAAGTCCTTCAAGACACCGATCtcctggaagagaaaagggaagacaTGATCGTGATCGGACTTCCCAGTCTCATGATAGGCGCCACGAAAGGCGGGATGGTATGAATAAAAAATGGcacttcagaataatttttgtttgttggcaaattgcattttgaaatttgattttcaaaTCATTGAAAATCATTTGCCTGCACCCATCCCAATGTCTAGGGGTGAAGAAAATACCAGCTGTATTTACTCTTCCTATGCTGTTGGTGCTGTTTTCAGGGACAGTGCATAGGAGTATTCCTGATAGGACTGCTTATGTAGGCTGGACTGATTGTAAAGATACTGTAGGTATATATCTAGGTCGTTCTTATGTAATGCAGTGATGGTGTCAGTTTAGGAAGTAGTTTTCTCAGCAGGATACTCATAAGTAACTATTACTCTTTTCTGTGAGGTGCCCAAATCCAGTCCTCACTGATTGCTCTGTCTATTGTCTTTTTAATTGACATTAAATGAGGTGCATGCAAAGAAACAGTCATTCCCTCGAGAAATCTGTAGAACTGGTGGAGCAATATGTGATGAGCAAACATGCTGTTTCTCTCAGGAGACACATTACAAAGAGTACATATGTCAGCTTTATTTTAGACTGGCTCTAAACTTATCTTGCTGTAGTAGTAGTattataaatatgtaattacaaaaaaaccaaacaaactttAGCAGGGCATTGAGGCCTTGCAAGTGGTCTAAATACAGCACAAATTTTCTGGAAGCGTGTGTAGAAAATGAGAGGAACCTATGATTGGAAAAGTAATGATCCTACCTTAAAGTTATTGAAATGTGCTTACTCTTTAGtatgtttgaattttttttaatgacacttACTGTCTTTTGAACAGTCAGATATTTGTAGAGATTTCTATTCACAGTAAGATCTTTAAAGCTTACTGAATGTGTAGATAGATTTCCAACACGATCTTCTTTGATTTACATATTAATTTTGATTCACTGTGTGTGATAAGTATTTTTTACTATATTATTTTAGTACCGCGTGCTAAGTTTTTGCTTGCTCTGATCAAGCTAGGTGTATAAcattcttttaaacattttacagaaactagagggaaaagagaaaaagaaagagaaacaagagatGACCGCGATTATGACCAAGAGCAGAGTACCTCCAGGGATCATAGAGATGACAGAGAGTCTCGTGATGGAAGAGATCGGAGGGACACAAGAGACAACAGAGATCGGAGGGAGCCAAGGGAATCCAGAGATACTCGAGACTCCAGAGATACGAGGGATTATAGCAGAGATACCAAAGACAGTCGTGATCAGAGAGACTCACGCTCCACACGGGATTCCCATGActacagagacagagagagtCGTGATGCCCATAAGAAGGATGACCAGTATCAAGAGGACTTGCGCAGCTATGGAAGATcccatggcagagaggagagCTCTCGTGCTGAAACAAGGAATGATTCCAGAAGTGAGTCCAGAAATGAGAGCAGAAGTGATAGAACTGGCAGAAGTCGAGGCAGAGGACCAGAATTATCTGACAAAGGTattgtataatttaaaaaattcatgtGTCCCTATCATTAGAGATTGAATATTTCCATTCATACTgcctttttaatatttgctaTAGAAACCAGATAgttcaaacttttaaaattatgttcaGTTCTATTGCTGTTAAATTAAAAGTACTGTTCAAATTATAGCACTCCTGTGTTCTCCATTCATTAAAGTAGCATAACATGGATTTTCTGCCATgccattttaaaacaaaccctAACCCTTACACCACTCTAATGTTTCTGCAACCCTGGGTTTTCCCCTGGGTAGTGAggtttttgtcttctttcaaaAGCAACAACATGTCTTAATACCTGAAAACCATCTTTCACATGCACCCACCTCTCTCCGCCACACCCCTCCGTCCCTTCTTGATTGTTCCCCcgaaaaatgggattttaatcttttgcaatatttttacaAGTCTgatgcactttaaaaaatagtttcGCTTACCACCTTTTAATCATTCTGtaatacattttgctttttcaggcTTATTGTGACATTTTCATGAGGGAGATGACATGCAGTTTTTACAGGAAAAGGGATCTCTGCTTTCTTTGATTATTCTTGCTGTGCTATCTGCAAGCTTACATCCTACTCAGAATAAATGTGAACTGTCTTTTGGACTGTTATATTTCTAGTCAGGAGACTTTGTACTATGACCAGGGGCTGGTGATTTATAAAGTCTTGATTTTGCAGTTTGAAAATAAGAACTTTACAATTAAAACGTGAAATTTGAGTTCTTGGTTAAGTAGAATTTGACGCTACAATCCCTGTCCCTGAACTGCTAATTCAAGTTTATTAGATATTATTGCTTTGGTTGGTATAAATATCAGTGGATTTCCTTACATGTGGAAGCTCATGTTTTATGTTGCTGCATCTCTATTAGGAAGTCGAGGGACTAGAGGATCCCAGGTTGATGGTCACAGCAGTAGCGGAAACTACCATGACAGCTGGGAATCAAGGAGTAGCTATGCTGATCGGGATCGCTATGACAGTCGAGATCAAGCAAGGGATTCCTCCTTTGAAAGAAGACATAGTGAAAGGGATAGGCGTGACAACAGAGAAAGAGGTATTCTAATATACATTTTTACAAGTACATGTGTAGTcaaatgtatatgtatacatgtgtatgtttctctctccctcctttttcctttcttgttctttctccaCATCACTGATTCATAAATAACTCATTTGACAGCATACACCGACACTAGTCCTATTCTTGGTATGTTAACTTCTGTAGTAAGATCTTCCGTTGGCAATGTGTGCATGAATACTGTGTCCTTTCTCCGGATGGCTGGATTTTGGAACCGTCTGGGCTTATTCATCGAAGTAGTCTTTTAACAAACTATACTTCTTCAAGGGATTTCATTGCTTTGAATGGATTGTGTTTCCCTTTGGGCAGAAAAATATAGAGAGCTTGAATTGAAAATTTATTGTCCTCTTCCTTAAAAATTTAGACCACTTCTGTAAGAGTAAATCCTTCACAGAGTTACAGTTCAAGACACAGTTTCCATAATTAGACCACAGTTCTAACATTCGTCATTCCGAGAAAAATTGAGATAGATTTGGATTGGTACTTAGTTCTCTGATATGTAAAGAATCTTTTTagtgtgattttaaaatgcaagctTGCAAAGTTGAGCTGTCTTTCTTCAACTAGGGCAAATATGTAAGTGTTCCAAACAACCACTGAAACAGCACTTCAAAAAGTGAAGTCATGTAAGAAGTGCTGACTATGCACATCTAATTGTCTAATTGTCAATATTTGATTCATATAAGACTTTCATATAGATGTTTTTTCAACAAAACTGACATAATAAATAAGAGTTACAGGACTTCTTTATGAAATCTAATACTTAGTATGCACAGCACAGTAAATCATATTACAATGTTATAGGCACcattaaaagaatgtgaaaCCTGTTCAACAAACCGACTGCATGGATTGAtgatttccctttttaaaaaagaagtgttaTATCCATGGCAGAAATGTCACTCAAGTTGGCTTTTAATTTTACCTGGTAACAGGGGAGCACTAAATCATTGTTAATTCACTCAGAGATGAAAATTGATTACACCGATGGAAATGCACACTTTATTGATTTAGTATTGTCCAGACTCCTCCTACTCCTGCCTGGTGGACATTGTCTCAGTTTACTGCAAAGTGCACTCTCAGCCTCAGAGTAATGGACCGAAAAATACCAACGTCATTcatgccatttttttctcttttgtaaagTGCTCTTAATATATATTGTAGGAAAATAGTTTTATTGATTTGCTGTGGCTCAAATACTACTAACATGAACATAGAAATTACTATGAAGTGGGCGAAACTTAtagaaaaactcaaaaaatatccaaaatgtAATTACTAATATGTAAGTAAGTCTGTGGAGAGTAAGTACAATTAGATTGCACTGTCCTTCTGGATCAGTAATTTTCTACATCCGTTTAGTTTTCCCTCTGACTCTAATCTactgtttgaaaaatgaaaaactcaGATTCTAAAGCTGTTAAGACTCTGCAGTGAATACGTATGAAAAATTTTAGCAGTTCTGCTTCCCATATCTCGTCCTTGCTTCTCTCTTGTGGGTTTGGTTGTGTATTTCTGTGCAGGGACCTCCTTCAGTGATGAGATAGgccattatttcttattttgcagAAGCTTTTACTATGTATTATAAATAGTCTGAGTACTTGTAAAGCACGTGACTCCTGATAGGTTTAGGAAGTCAGATTTTTGTGCAGAAGTCTTAACATTTCATATATGTGTCATTCACAGCTTTTTGAGGTCTTATACCAGATTTGGAATCACTGAGTAATACAATAGTAATAGCTATGCTCTTAAACATATATTTGTATTCTGAAGCCGTCCAGAAAAAATCtggtagaaaataaattctttttttggtAACTATCAGAGGAAAGCTCATTccttaaatattgaaatatctttcaaaattagttctgctttttgtcttctttcatcCTCAAAGGGAATTCTCAAGTTTCTGCAGGGAGTTTATGCAAACCAATATCTAGATTGCCAAAACAAAGGTTCTTGTGTTTTTATTAGTGTAGTGGAAGCAGTGCGTATCCCTTTAACACTTGGTAATCCAACCTGCTTCTCTTTGCAGACCAGAGGGCAAGCTCACCCGTACGACATCAAGGACGAAGTGATGATCTCGAGCGGgatgaaagaagagaagagcGAAGGGTGGATCGGTCTGATGACAGGAGAGATGAAAGGGCCCGGGAGAGAGAGCGAGAAAGGGAGAGGGACcgagaaagggaaagagaaagagaccgggaaagagaaagggagaaagaaagagagttGGAACGAGATCGTGCTCGGGAAcgggagagggagagagagcgGGACAAAGACAGGGATCGCGAGCGGGACCGAGACAGGGACCATGACAGGGAAAGGGAAcgagagagggagagggagaaggagcgGGAGCGAGAGCGTGAGGAACGCGAAAGGGAGCGAGAACGAGAAAGAGATCGGGAGCGGGAACGCGAAAGGGAGAGAGGTCGAGACAGAGATAAAGAAAGAGACCGCCAAAGAGACTGGGATgacaaggaaaaaggaagggaagaccGCAGGGATAAGAGAGAAGATATCCGAGAAGAAAGAAGCTCAAGAGATGTccatgaggaaagaaaatccaaGTGAGTGGATCTAAGTGTTACTTCagtcaaaggagaaaaaaaaggacagtctTTTACTGTTGAATTCTTTAAGTTAGTAAACAGGGGAGGATcataaggaagaaaacatcCTGTTTATGCAGAGGCCTGGTCTGGAGCCATGTCTCCCCTGCATCTGTGTGGCACATACTGGTGGCCCCCAAATCAGTACTATGCTGGTGAAGTTAATCTGATATTTTGTTAGTGCTGAATCATGGAGCTACTCAGGAGCTAACAGTGGTGTCAGACGATGTCATTTTCCCTTTCAAGTCTGCTTGCATGGTCTTGTCTCTAGTAATGCTTGCATTCTTGGAAACATAATAGAAGACTGTGGTACCTTTTGAAACCTGAAAGTCAAATAGCAGCTAACTAGGTCAGGATTTGTGACTTTATTCATCAAATTTCTGTGAAACATGCATTATGCTTTGCACTGCTATATTTTCAATACCAGAAGGTTACCAGTGAAGGCCTGAACAATATCCCAGGTTCATGTGTGGTGCTTCCTTTAAGTGTGTAGCACTGAtttgctttttgcatttttttgattTAGTGCAATAAAATTCTCATTGTTCCATTAGTAATGAGCAAAACAGTGTTACCCTTGTGATTGCTTTGCTTGGAAATAAGTGTGTGAGGGAATTGTGGATTCCTATAAATAGTGTAATATGGGTTCTCCCTCTTTCCACAGGGGGATGAAGTAAGGAAGCACCTGGGTGGGGACTTAGTTTCCAGCTGGGGTCAGCTTGCTGCAAGGATCATTGCCACAGGAAAAATTGACCTTTATAGTCTTTTGTAACTTTTTGGCAAAAAGGTAGTTGCCTTAAATCTTTGAATTTTGGTTTAAGGTGTCTTACACTATGCTCAAAAAACTGATCATACTTTCAGTTTTGGAATAATAGCTTAAAAAACTACAAAACTTCCTGGCATCTTTAAATGTATTGTCTTCTGTATGAGGTGCTTAGACTTCAGGGATTGTATTGATGATAAATTCAGAGATTCCTGAAGAACTTTGATGGTAAATATTTGTTCTGCAGGAAGCGTCACAGAAACGAAAGCAGTCCAAGTCCTCGTCAGTCACCCAAACGTCGCCGGGATCACTCTCCTGATAGTGATGCTTACAACAGTGGAGATGATAAAAGTAAGTGGGAGTGGGCTGTCTCTGCAGCTGGATCCAGCTTTCCCTGTGTCTATGGAAAATAACTTGCaatctgaaatagaaaaacacGGGGAAAGTTTTTGTAAGTGTCCTCCCCGTATTTTTATGAACTCTGCCATTTGTCTGAATCCttgtttgtcttttattttgtcactgtGTGTTGTGTCTGTCAGGTGATAGTGTCTTCCACATCTGCTGTTTAAGATGCATGTTCACCAAAATGGAAATAGCCTGTTACTGCTGCAGCAGTAGAAAAAATTTAGGAAATCTAACTGAAGTAATGGATTATATGTTTTAATTGACACTTTATTTTGCATGCAGAAGATACCAAATGCTCACACTTTCTCCTTCCTAAACAATAGAAGTAcattctttttcacattttgtaGATGAAAAGCACAGACTGCTGAGCCAGGTTGTGCGGCCACAGGAATCCCGGTCACTGAGCCCCTCTCACGTTACAGAAGAGCGGCAGAGTCGCTGGAAAGAAGAAGAGCGAAAATCGGACAGAAAGGAAAGTTCCCGGCGTTATGAAGAACCGGAGTTTAAAGAGAGGGTTTCTTCAGCAGATAAGCAAAGAGAGCAACCAGATGCTTCAGAAGGCTCCCGATCCAGGGTTCAGGAAAATCTTGGACACCGTCCCTCTGAAGAAAGAGATGCTTCTGATAGAATGCATGATGACAGCAAGAAGAAGTCTAAGGTACAGAAAAAGGccacaaagaagaagaaagatgatGACAGTGGGGTGGAAAGGTACGCTAATGAATCGACAACTGAGGAAAGCCAGGTCTTTTCACCCAAGAAAggtcaaaaaaggaaaaatgtagagaaaaaGCGGAAGAGATCCAAGGGTGATTCTGAAGTTTCTGATGAAGAAATTGTTCCAcaccataaaaagaaaaaaggcccAAGAACCCCTCCTGTAACTAAAGATGAATTGGTTGAAGCACCACCTGAGAAAGCTGTGGCAGAAGTCCCCAcaaaaagagaagatacaaCATTTAGTGACTGGTCAGATGAAGATGTTCCTGAACGTGGTGATATTGTTGTTCCAGAAAGAAGCACTGATGATTCCCATAGAAAAAGTCACAGGACGAGGGGAGAAAAGGTGGAAGCCCCTCATGTTACTATAGAGGATGGACCACACCGCAAACCTGTGGATCAGAAGCGCAGCAGCAGCCTTGGTAGCAATCGGAGCCATGCCTCGAGCAGACTTAGATCCCCTTCCAATGAGTCAGCACATCGCAGTGGAGATGACCAGACTGGACGGAAGAGGATCCTGCACAGTAGCTCTAGAGAcagggatagggacagggacagagagaagaaaagcttaGAAATCACTGAACGGAAGTCCAGAATCGATCAGTTGAAGCGAGGGGAACCCAGTCGCAGCACATCTTCAGGTAAAAAGATACATTTTAGTGAGACTGACTGTCATTCTGTGTACAAATCCCAAATGATTCCTGCATGGCTCTAATTAGCGTGACAGGAGAGGGAGGTGCCATTCACTGTAAAACTGAATGAATTAAGAGTCCTGCAAGTGTTACCACACTTGAGAAGCTGATCC from Chiroxiphia lanceolata isolate bChiLan1 chromosome 2, bChiLan1.pri, whole genome shotgun sequence includes these protein-coding regions:
- the ZC3H13 gene encoding zinc finger CCCH domain-containing protein 13 isoform X6, with the protein product MPPCARRAAPPAGAVLQTPSHVLGSSPFVICLYKMSKIRRKVTVENTKTISDSTSRRPSVFERLGPSTGSTAETQCRNWLKTGNCLYGNTCRFVHGPSPRGKGYSSSYRRSPERPTGDLRERMKNKRQDIEAEPQKRSTEESSSPVRKESSRGRHREKEDIKITKERTPESEEENGDWETNREDSDNGDVNYDYDHELSLEMKRQKIQRELMKLEQENMEKREEIVIKKEISPEVVRSKLSPSPRKSSKSPKRRSSPKSSSSTSKKEKKASTVSSPLLDQQRSSKSNQSKKKGPRTPSPPPPVQEDTPLGKKHKEKHKAKERSEEKAREVKERGRDFERHKEKKEKQRDPSESSRRQKRSPSPADHSGSNSSPSREYSPPAARRRQTSRAPAKSTTHKHNFSPSRRSASPSGQHHSPISSRHHSSSSQSGSSVQRHSPSPHRKRTPSPSYQRTTSPPARRSSSPYPPHSSSPPQRKRSPSRHRSPGREKGRHDRDRTSQSHDRRHERRDETRGKREKERETRDDRDYDQEQSTSRDHRDDRESRDGRDRRDTRDNRDRREPRESRDTRDSRDTRDYSRDTKDSRDQRDSRSTRDSHDYRDRESRDAHKKDDQYQEDLRSYGRSHGREESSRAETRNDSRSESRNESRSDRTGRSRGRGPELSDKGSRGTRGSQVDGHSSSGNYHDSWESRSSYADRDRYDSRDQARDSSFERRHSERDRRDNRERDQRASSPVRHQGRSDDLERDERREERRVDRSDDRRDERARERERERERDRERERERDREREREKERELERDRARERERERERDKDRDRERDRDRDHDREREREREREKEREREREERERERERERDRERERERERGRDRDKERDRQRDWDDKEKGREDRRDKREDIREERSSRDVHEERKSKKRHRNESSPSPRQSPKRRRDHSPDSDAYNSGDDKNEKHRLLSQVVRPQESRSLSPSHVTEERQSRWKEEERKSDRKESSRRYEEPEFKERVSSADKQREQPDASEGSRSRVQENLGHRPSEERDASDRMHDDSKKKSKVQKKATKKKKDDDSGVERYANESTTEESQVFSPKKGQKRKNVEKKRKRSKGDSEVSDEEIVPHHKKKKGPRTPPVTKDELVEAPPEKAVAEVPTKREDTTFSDWSDEDVPERGDIVVPERSTDDSHRKSHRTRGEKVEAPHVTIEDGPHRKPVDQKRSSSLGSNRSHASSRLRSPSNESAHRSGDDQTGRKRILHSSSRDRDRDRDREKKSLEITERKSRIDQLKRGEPSRSTSSDRQDSRSHSSRRSSPESDRQVHSRSGSFDSRERLQDRDRHDHDRERERDRREGRQRDWDRDVDKDWPRSRERERLRERERDREKRRELERERDRQLPDTAERERERTLDISSQKESTKHSETKLDRDHEKEFDGVCRDSAASEKEKTDKDLGPLQGFEDGNEAEKVESLEGGEDETKTNDVQSLGSGAGEYEPISDDELDEILAGDAEKREDQQEDEKMPDPVDVIDVDWSSLMPKQPKEPREPGAALLKFTPGAVMLRVGISKRLAGPELFTKIKETCQRVLEKPKDAENLFEHELGALNMAALRRKEERAGLLSNLGPCCKALCFRRDSAIRKQLMKNEKGATKQTYTNSAAMDSDLLRLSLRLFKRKTVCQVPGQEKTEDSKIPQPTIQQEVCVT